The proteins below come from a single Saimiri boliviensis isolate mSaiBol1 chromosome 16, mSaiBol1.pri, whole genome shotgun sequence genomic window:
- the C16H13orf46 gene encoding uncharacterized protein C13orf46 homolog isoform X3, with the protein MEKDSGATHRRPRPGPGALPLGVALGHLKSASEAIEPQRSRSLGVLQPKGDPPSRPGKLHKEPESEDQGKGPSSTAEDASCRADLAQDGKESPSGALGKLGHESGKRDPETEKSGSEASTQEAQEGTHADGGWQEAEKPSVFVEIDLGDHAEEVVTDAKKEEKPSQMDVGDPSESETQTSWVCCIPYSTRKRAKESA; encoded by the exons ATGGAGAAGGACTCAGGAGCCACACACAGGAGACCCCGGCCTGGTCCTGGGGCCCTGCCCTTGGGAGTGGCCCTTGGGCACCTCAAGTCAGCCAGCGAGGCCATTGAACCTCAGCGGAGCAGGAGTCTGGGGGTCCTGCAGCCGAAGGGGGACCCTCCCAGCCGCCCTGGGAAGCTGCATAAGGAGCCGG AGTCTGAAGATCAGGGGAAAGGCCCAAGCAGTACCGCAGAAGATGCCAGCTG TCGGGCAGACCTAGCACAAGACGGGAAGGAAAGCCCCTCCGGCGCCCTGGGGAAGCTGGGTCATGAGAGCGGAAAGCGGGACCCGGAGACGGAGAAGAGCGGCTCGGAGGCCAGCACGCAGGAGGCGCAGGAAGGCACGCACGCGGATGGAGGCTGGCAGGAGGCCGAG aAACCTTCTGTGTTTGTGGAGATTGATCTGGGAGACCATGCTGAGGAG GTGGTCACTGAtgccaagaaagaagagaagccgTCCCAGATGGATGTGGGAGATCCGTCAGAAAGCGA GACGCAGACCAGCTGGGTGTGCTGCATTCCGTACTCCACCAGGAAGAGGGCGAAGGAGAGCGCCTAG
- the C16H13orf46 gene encoding uncharacterized protein C13orf46 homolog isoform X2, producing MEKDSGATHRRPRPGPGALPLGVALGHLKSASEAIEPQRSRSLGVLQPKGDPPSRPGKLHKEPESEDQGKGPSSTAEDASCRADLAQDGKESPSGALGKLGHESGKRDPETEKSGSEASTQEAQEGTHADGGWQEAEEQEAESIKLSDLQEKEKPSVFVEIDLGDHAEEVVTDAKKEEKPSQMDVGDPSESETQTSWVCCIPYSTRKRAKESA from the exons ATGGAGAAGGACTCAGGAGCCACACACAGGAGACCCCGGCCTGGTCCTGGGGCCCTGCCCTTGGGAGTGGCCCTTGGGCACCTCAAGTCAGCCAGCGAGGCCATTGAACCTCAGCGGAGCAGGAGTCTGGGGGTCCTGCAGCCGAAGGGGGACCCTCCCAGCCGCCCTGGGAAGCTGCATAAGGAGCCGG AGTCTGAAGATCAGGGGAAAGGCCCAAGCAGTACCGCAGAAGATGCCAGCTG TCGGGCAGACCTAGCACAAGACGGGAAGGAAAGCCCCTCCGGCGCCCTGGGGAAGCTGGGTCATGAGAGCGGAAAGCGGGACCCGGAGACGGAGAAGAGCGGCTCGGAGGCCAGCACGCAGGAGGCGCAGGAAGGCACGCACGCGGATGGAGGCTGGCAGGAGGCCGAG GAACAGGAGGCAGAGTCCATAAAGCTAAGTGACCTCCAGGAAAAAGAG aAACCTTCTGTGTTTGTGGAGATTGATCTGGGAGACCATGCTGAGGAG GTGGTCACTGAtgccaagaaagaagagaagccgTCCCAGATGGATGTGGGAGATCCGTCAGAAAGCGA GACGCAGACCAGCTGGGTGTGCTGCATTCCGTACTCCACCAGGAAGAGGGCGAAGGAGAGCGCCTAG
- the C16H13orf46 gene encoding uncharacterized protein C13orf46 homolog isoform X1, with product MCWPETRHMGVLTWHHVKEGGICFPPQPCGGDGDTAGHAACQAGPGFTPGSWEVPAPPPDTVLRIDSSAPIRNTFWPGPGSQSEALGSKKSESLKPFTSWVGFSGPPCRVGPTGRLSDRSAALLRRAAVGVAWTPSSGNCPISWRPQFSEGEGGGDPLGSQGPDGGWVGKDGKAISLFQLYCQSWPWAPHSPHCYQLCPASQEPCSALPGSGVLMVITRVRPGCPKGQEPLLFPGNSHSSQLTQACHPHLFGFHLQKPSVFVEIDLGDHAEEVVTDAKKEEKPSQMDVGDPSESETQTSWVCCIPYSTRKRAKESA from the exons ATGTGTTGGCCAGAGACGCGTCACATGGGGGTTCTCACGTGGCACCACGTGAAGGAAGGTGGCATCTGTTTTCCCCCTCAGCCGTGTGGCGGGGACGGGGACACAGCTGGACATGCTGCTTGCCAGGCGGGCCCGGGTTTCACTCCAGGCTCTTGGGaagtccctgcccctcccccagacACTGTCCTCAGAATTGACTCAAGTGCTCCCATCAGAAACACATTCTGGCCTGGTCCAGGCTCCCAGTCAGAGGCCTTGGGCAGCAAAAAGTCTGAATCACTGAAGCCATTCACATCCTGGGTGGGGTTCTCCGGTCCTCCATGCAGAGTGGGGCCCACAGGCAGGCTGTCGGACAGGAGTGCTGCCCTGTTGCGCAGGGCTGCGGTGGGAGTGGCGTGGACCCCTAGCTCTGGGAACTGCCCCATCTCCTGGAGGCCCCAGTTCTCAGAGGGTGAGGGTGGAGGAGACCCACTGGGGTCACAGGGCCCTGATGGAGGTTGGGTGGGGAAGGATGGGAAAGCCATATCCCTCTTCCAGCTCTACTGCCAGAGCTGGCCGTGGGCACCTCACAGTCCACACTGCTATCAGCTCTGCCCAGCATCCCAGGAGCCCTGTTCAGCATTGCCAGGATCTGGGGTCCTGATGGTCATCACCAGGGTCCGCCCTGGCTGCCCCAAGGGCCAGGAGCCACTGCTGTTCCCAGGAAATTCGCATTCCTCCCAGCTCACCCAAGCCTGCCATCCACACctctttggtttccatttgcagaAACCTTCTGTGTTTGTGGAGATTGATCTGGGAGACCATGCTGAGGAG GTGGTCACTGAtgccaagaaagaagagaagccgTCCCAGATGGATGTGGGAGATCCGTCAGAAAGCGA GACGCAGACCAGCTGGGTGTGCTGCATTCCGTACTCCACCAGGAAGAGGGCGAAGGAGAGCGCCTAG
- the C16H13orf46 gene encoding uncharacterized protein C13orf46 homolog isoform X4, giving the protein MGQQREPGGLGWGALLNQTSGPGQGPSQVPAAPGASASSPGRQAQRRPGASAAVCHSPSTSCSRADLAQDGKESPSGALGKLGHESGKRDPETEKSGSEASTQEAQEGTHADGGWQEAEEQEAESIKLSDLQEKEKPSVFVEIDLGDHAEEVVTDAKKEEKPSQMDVGDPSESETQTSWVCCIPYSTRKRAKESA; this is encoded by the exons ATGGGTCAGCAGAGGGAGCCAGGAGGGCTAGGTTGGGGGGCCCTTCTGAACCAGACCTCCGGGCCAGGTCAGGGCCCCTCACAGGTGCCCGCAGCCCCCGGGGCGTCAGCCTCAAGCCCAGGGAGACAGGCCCAGAGGAGACCCGGAGCGTCTGCAGCTGTCTGCCACTCTCCTTCCACCTCCTGCAGTCGGGCAGACCTAGCACAAGACGGGAAGGAAAGCCCCTCCGGCGCCCTGGGGAAGCTGGGTCATGAGAGCGGAAAGCGGGACCCGGAGACGGAGAAGAGCGGCTCGGAGGCCAGCACGCAGGAGGCGCAGGAAGGCACGCACGCGGATGGAGGCTGGCAGGAGGCCGAG GAACAGGAGGCAGAGTCCATAAAGCTAAGTGACCTCCAGGAAAAAGAG aAACCTTCTGTGTTTGTGGAGATTGATCTGGGAGACCATGCTGAGGAG GTGGTCACTGAtgccaagaaagaagagaagccgTCCCAGATGGATGTGGGAGATCCGTCAGAAAGCGA GACGCAGACCAGCTGGGTGTGCTGCATTCCGTACTCCACCAGGAAGAGGGCGAAGGAGAGCGCCTAG
- the C16H13orf46 gene encoding uncharacterized protein C13orf46 homolog isoform X5 gives MPWGSPEPSRMGGFSQTSQAGFQVPPVRERKPESEDQGKGPSSTAEDASCRADLAQDGKESPSGALGKLGHESGKRDPETEKSGSEASTQEAQEGTHADGGWQEAEEQEAESIKLSDLQEKEKPSVFVEIDLGDHAEEVVTDAKKEEKPSQMDVGDPSESETQTSWVCCIPYSTRKRAKESA, from the exons ATGCCTTGGGGCAGCCCAGAGCCATCGAGGATGGGTGGATTTTCCCAGACAAGCCAAGCGGGGTTTCAAGTCCCACCTGTCCGTGAGAGGAAGCCTG AGTCTGAAGATCAGGGGAAAGGCCCAAGCAGTACCGCAGAAGATGCCAGCTG TCGGGCAGACCTAGCACAAGACGGGAAGGAAAGCCCCTCCGGCGCCCTGGGGAAGCTGGGTCATGAGAGCGGAAAGCGGGACCCGGAGACGGAGAAGAGCGGCTCGGAGGCCAGCACGCAGGAGGCGCAGGAAGGCACGCACGCGGATGGAGGCTGGCAGGAGGCCGAG GAACAGGAGGCAGAGTCCATAAAGCTAAGTGACCTCCAGGAAAAAGAG aAACCTTCTGTGTTTGTGGAGATTGATCTGGGAGACCATGCTGAGGAG GTGGTCACTGAtgccaagaaagaagagaagccgTCCCAGATGGATGTGGGAGATCCGTCAGAAAGCGA GACGCAGACCAGCTGGGTGTGCTGCATTCCGTACTCCACCAGGAAGAGGGCGAAGGAGAGCGCCTAG